One Eriocheir sinensis breed Jianghai 21 chromosome 67, ASM2467909v1, whole genome shotgun sequence DNA segment encodes these proteins:
- the LOC126987888 gene encoding nuclear speckle splicing regulatory protein 1-like, with the protein MAAQEPKEYGLILPSKNKNKVGGELGTRKLNPLLDSDDELDQDEESPLNWVEASLKKSAGNSGQQSLQKRLLREALEEDASVFQYDEVYDSMQAAKTGRQEAKDPAAKKPKYIHNLLKHAEKRKLEGERRNERKVQREREAEGEAFADKESFVTASYLKKMEELKKAEEEANIQEIKEEQVDVMKHKNFGVFYSHLFKQRMGEPVIKEEPKSEEEEEENTTDKQESKKVDMKRQKHYRTQRDLSESPERQEQRRAQPSQRGGSPSTSDSEAAEKVESYRDRRKRYDALEKDRESERERRASKPQTSDRRDRRERSRERYHGRERADQDRRYRGRQRSGSPDRRRRHSRSRSPASGRAGGSRADRRAHGASSVARPDSPGRPIKKERLTPNRDESEETRGGTSDRKDTKDKASDRKTSKGEDVKKEKEEEEVKVKKGKEGEVKAKKENTEEEKEKREERIQKLFTKRTVGEKFEEAVQRYYQRKAEREAQG; encoded by the exons ATGGCCGCACAGGAACCCAAGGA GTATGGCTTGATCCTGcccagcaagaacaagaacaaggttgGGGGAGAGCTAGGCACGCGGAAACTCAACCCTCTGCTGGACTCAGATGACGAGCTGGACCAGGATGAAGAGTCCCCCCTTAACTGGGTGGAGGCATCCCTCAAG AAATCCGCCGGGAACTCAGGTCAGCAGAGTCTACAGAAGCGGCTGCTGCGCGAGGCTCTGGAGGAGGATGCGTCAGTGTTCCAGTATGACGAGGTGTATGACAGCATGCAGGCCGCCAAGACGGGCCGCCAGGAAGCTAAGGACCCAGCCGCCAAGAAG CCCAAGTACATCCACAATCTCCTGAAACACGCAGAGAAACGAAAGCTCGAAGGGGAACGGCGCAACGAGAGGAAGGTGCAGAGGGAGCGCGAGGCCGAGGGGGAGGCGTTTGCGGACAAGGAATCGTTTGTCACCGCCTCCTACCTCAAGAAGATGGAGGAGCtgaagaaagcggaggaggaggccaaTATACAGGAGattaaggaag AACAAGTTGATGTCATGAAGCACAAGAACTTTGGTGTGTTCTACAGCCATCTATTCAAGCAGAGAATGGGTGAACCGGTTATCAAGGAGGAACccaagagtgaggaggaagaggaggagaacaccaCAGACAAACAGGAGAGTAAGAAAGTCGACATGAAGCGACAGAAGCATTACCGCACACAGCGAGACCTGAGTGAGTCCCCAGAGCGCCAGGAGCAGAGAAGAGCCCAGCCTTCTCAGCGCGGCGGCTCCCCCAGCACCTCCGATTCTGAGGCGGCGGAGAAAGTGGAGTCTTACCGGGACAGACGGAAGCGATACGACGCCCtagagaaggacagagagagtgagagggagaggagagcaagTAAACCTCAGACATCCGATAGAAGAGACAGACGAGAGAGGTCAAGGGAGAGATACCACGGAAGGGAGAGAGCGGACCAAGATAGAAGGTACAGAGGGAGGCAGAGATCCGGGTCCCCTGACAGGCGGCGAAGACACTCCAGGTCGAGGAGTCCTGCGTCAGGGCGGGCAGGAGGAAGCAGAGCGGACAGGCGGGCTCACGGGGCATCCTCAGTTGCTAGACCAGACAGCCCAGGCAGACCCATCAAGAAGGAGAGACTCACCCCGAACAGAGACGAGAGTGAGGAGACTAGAGGAGGCACAAGCGACAGGAAAGACACAAAAGACAAAGCCAGCGACAGGAAGACAAGTAAAGGTGAGgacgtgaagaaggaaaaggaagaagaggaagtgaaagtgaagaagggaaaggaaggggaagtgaaggcaaagaaagaaaatacagaggaggagaaagagaaaagagaggaaaggatacagAAGCTTTTC